Proteins encoded within one genomic window of Dyadobacter chenhuakuii:
- a CDS encoding (2Fe-2S)-binding protein — protein sequence MAEVINIKVNGKTHRVTADPEMPLLYLLRNNLQLNGPKYGCGIERCGSCMVLLNGKAQPSCVIPGSAAAVYEVTTLEGFSINNVLDPIQEAFIEEQAAQCGYCTSGMIISAKALLTENKNPTDQQIRQALQRNLCRCGTHTRIINAVKKAAAKLNK from the coding sequence ATGGCTGAGGTGATTAACATTAAAGTGAACGGCAAAACCCACCGCGTTACGGCGGACCCGGAAATGCCGCTGCTTTATCTTTTACGAAATAACCTGCAACTGAATGGCCCGAAATATGGCTGTGGCATAGAACGTTGCGGCAGTTGCATGGTGCTCTTGAATGGCAAAGCGCAACCTTCTTGCGTAATTCCCGGCTCGGCTGCGGCAGTTTATGAAGTGACAACATTGGAAGGATTTTCCATTAATAATGTGCTTGATCCGATCCAAGAGGCATTTATTGAAGAGCAGGCTGCGCAATGTGGCTATTGCACTAGCGGGATGATCATTTCTGCTAAGGCACTTTTAACAGAAAACAAAAATCCAACTGACCAGCAAATACGGCAGGCTTTGCAACGGAATTTGTGCCGATGCGGAACGCACACGCGCATTATTAATGCTGTAAAAAAGGCGGCTGCTAAATTGAATAAATGA
- a CDS encoding DUF5618 family protein has protein sequence MSKKSMENPLSPSAEAARYLENARQILTEKAGKKDGLYSDIKYVRMAAGTAYSAALLILDEYLKQKEGIHFVKPQSIEDYKGRLRKYDKKLLKHTINAYSELHLIGYYQGTESAEVIQNGLANVKQMLSYI, from the coding sequence ATGTCTAAGAAAAGTATGGAAAACCCTTTATCTCCAAGTGCGGAAGCGGCAAGATATCTTGAAAATGCCAGACAAATACTGACTGAAAAAGCAGGCAAAAAGGATGGATTGTATTCGGACATTAAATATGTAAGAATGGCCGCAGGCACTGCTTATTCAGCGGCGCTGCTAATTCTTGATGAATATCTGAAACAAAAAGAAGGTATTCATTTTGTAAAGCCACAAAGCATTGAGGACTACAAGGGCAGATTAAGAAAATATGACAAAAAATTGCTGAAACATACGATCAATGCTTACAGCGAATTACATCTTATTGGTTACTATCAAGGAACAGAATCAGCTGAGGTCATCCAGAATGGCTTGGCAAATGTGAAGCAAATGCTATCTTATATCTGA
- a CDS encoding alpha/beta hydrolase: MKAQARITLILLMILLGAFMLTLSGCSFKRITKSKNIVYQKADKTSAEQQLNVFAPKKHSEASDVLIFVHGGNWNSGKKSQYNIIGGHWAKKGVVTVLVDYPLSPTAGYDAMAVSVAKSVDWVKKNISQYGGNPDRIFLSGHSAGGHLAALVATDEHYFKNIGLENPLAGVILIDAAGLDMYGYLQEEKFEKGNTYLNTFSNNPDTWKKATPLYHLHSNMPPMLIYRGGKTYPSILASNEKFIKALKTYAPATPYHIQKGKKHIPMITQFFNPWNGRYGEILEFMKTADNKRELPEDKGEAEAFLRD, encoded by the coding sequence ATGAAAGCGCAGGCACGGATCACACTAATACTTTTAATGATTTTATTGGGCGCATTTATGCTCACATTATCAGGTTGTTCTTTTAAAAGGATAACGAAGTCGAAGAATATTGTATACCAAAAAGCAGATAAAACTTCCGCAGAACAGCAACTCAATGTGTTTGCGCCAAAGAAGCATTCCGAGGCCAGTGATGTCCTGATTTTTGTTCATGGCGGCAACTGGAATTCCGGCAAGAAGTCGCAATACAACATTATTGGAGGACATTGGGCCAAAAAAGGGGTGGTAACCGTGCTTGTGGACTACCCACTAAGCCCCACTGCTGGCTATGATGCCATGGCCGTTTCGGTTGCCAAATCTGTTGATTGGGTTAAGAAAAATATCAGTCAGTATGGAGGAAATCCTGACAGAATCTTCCTGTCCGGACATTCCGCAGGCGGCCATCTTGCGGCATTGGTTGCCACGGATGAACATTATTTCAAAAACATCGGCCTGGAAAATCCGCTTGCGGGTGTAATCCTCATTGACGCCGCCGGGCTGGATATGTACGGATATTTGCAAGAAGAAAAATTCGAAAAAGGCAACACCTATCTCAACACATTTTCCAACAACCCCGACACCTGGAAAAAAGCCACACCACTGTATCACCTGCACAGCAACATGCCTCCCATGCTCATATACCGGGGCGGAAAAACCTATCCTTCTATCCTGGCAAGCAACGAAAAATTCATCAAAGCCCTAAAAACCTACGCACCAGCAACACCCTATCACATTCAAAAAGGCAAAAAACACATTCCCATGATCACTCAATTTTTCAATCCCTGGAATGGTAGATATGGGGAGATTTTGGAGTTTATGAAAACCGCGGATAATAAGAGAGAATTGCCGGAGGATAAGGGAGAGGCAGAAGCTTTTCTTCGGGATTGA
- the pdeM gene encoding ligase-associated DNA damage response endonuclease PdeM: MQIEIKENHFILLTQRAIFWQETQTLLIGDLHLGKITHFRKEGIAVPPNAIENNFERLNELVQNTGATRIIFLGDLFHAQYNAEWELFKNWRTAHHYIEMLIVIGNHDILPVSMFLECNLEVHLNDYEEGNFIFTHHPKVDAVSEKFIFAGHVHPVFTTYGKGRQSVRLPCFVIDNHQAIVPSFGVFTGGFQMDLAKDRKIYITTETKVFSVC, from the coding sequence ATGCAGATTGAAATCAAAGAAAACCATTTTATTTTACTCACACAAAGAGCCATTTTTTGGCAGGAAACGCAGACATTACTAATCGGAGACCTTCATTTAGGCAAGATCACCCATTTCAGAAAAGAGGGAATTGCGGTGCCGCCCAATGCGATTGAAAACAATTTCGAAAGATTAAACGAGCTGGTCCAAAACACCGGCGCCACCCGTATCATTTTCCTGGGAGACCTGTTTCATGCACAATACAACGCTGAATGGGAGCTTTTTAAGAACTGGCGCACGGCACATCATTACATTGAAATGCTGATCGTTATCGGCAATCACGACATTTTGCCGGTAAGTATGTTCCTGGAATGCAACCTGGAAGTGCATTTAAACGATTATGAAGAAGGCAATTTCATTTTCACCCACCACCCAAAAGTCGATGCAGTTTCAGAAAAATTCATTTTCGCCGGCCACGTTCACCCCGTTTTCACAACCTACGGAAAAGGCCGCCAAAGCGTGCGTCTGCCGTGTTTCGTAATCGATAACCATCAAGCCATCGTCCCCAGCTTCGGCGTTTTCACAGGCGGTTTCCAAATGGACCTGGCCAAGGATAGGAAGATTTATATTACTACGGAGACCAAGGTTTTTTCGGTTTGTTAA
- a CDS encoding ATP-dependent DNA ligase, which produces MKQFAELFMNLDRTNKTNAKVELMKQYFLTASDEDKLWALTLFTGRRPSFKVNRTMVKEWAAQEAGIPMWLFQESYHSVGDLGETISLLLPKSKVDGSDKSLTEWFYYLGLLPGMTDEEKRDHILQAWMQLSQHETFVFNKLLMGSFRIGVSQTLVVRALAEATETDSNVIAHRVMGQWEPSGTTFEQLILDKGENDNASRPYPFFLAYPIEGDVSGLGNPEDWFAEWKWDGIRSQIIYRNNELFIWTRGEELSTEKFPELHFLSEVLPNGTVLDGEIVSYMDDKPMPFNVLQTRIGRKNLSKKVLEEAPVAFLAYDILEVNGEDIRGLTQQQRRTELELIHQKAPDQFVFNLSPLIDFNEWAVLRELHTLSRQHIAEGFMIKRKESTYQVGRKKGDWWKWKIDPLSVDAVLIYAQKGSGRRAELFTDYTFAVWGEDGKLVPFAKAYSGLTDVEIGQVDYFIKRNVLEKFGPVRTVKPELVFEIGFEGINESSRHKSGIAVRFPRILRWRKDKKAEEADTLEALKGILEMYK; this is translated from the coding sequence ATGAAACAATTCGCAGAACTTTTCATGAACCTGGACCGCACCAACAAAACCAATGCAAAGGTGGAGTTGATGAAGCAATATTTTCTGACTGCATCCGACGAGGACAAACTCTGGGCATTAACGCTTTTTACCGGTCGCCGGCCTTCGTTTAAGGTGAACAGGACGATGGTAAAAGAATGGGCCGCACAAGAAGCGGGTATTCCGATGTGGCTTTTCCAGGAAAGTTACCATAGTGTAGGCGATTTGGGTGAAACCATTTCATTGCTTTTGCCTAAAAGTAAGGTCGACGGATCGGACAAATCGCTTACCGAATGGTTCTATTATCTGGGACTTTTGCCCGGTATGACGGACGAAGAAAAACGTGACCATATCCTGCAAGCCTGGATGCAATTGTCTCAGCACGAGACTTTTGTTTTTAATAAATTATTGATGGGCAGTTTCCGGATCGGGGTTTCGCAGACATTGGTGGTGCGTGCATTGGCGGAAGCCACCGAAACCGATTCTAATGTGATCGCACACCGGGTTATGGGTCAGTGGGAGCCGTCGGGGACAACCTTTGAGCAGTTGATATTGGATAAAGGGGAAAATGACAACGCATCGCGCCCATATCCGTTTTTCCTGGCTTATCCGATCGAAGGCGACGTTTCTGGTTTGGGAAACCCCGAAGATTGGTTTGCCGAATGGAAGTGGGACGGCATTCGCTCACAAATTATTTATCGCAACAATGAGCTTTTTATCTGGACTCGCGGCGAAGAATTATCGACCGAAAAATTCCCGGAACTGCATTTTTTAAGTGAAGTTTTGCCAAACGGAACGGTCCTCGACGGAGAGATCGTAAGTTATATGGATGATAAACCAATGCCGTTTAATGTGCTGCAAACGCGCATAGGCAGGAAAAACCTATCCAAAAAAGTGCTGGAAGAAGCACCAGTCGCCTTTCTGGCTTATGATATTTTGGAAGTCAATGGTGAAGATATCAGGGGGCTTACCCAGCAACAACGCCGGACCGAGCTGGAACTCATTCATCAAAAAGCGCCTGATCAATTTGTATTTAATCTGTCGCCGCTCATTGATTTTAATGAATGGGCAGTTTTGCGGGAGTTGCACACACTTTCCCGGCAGCATATTGCGGAAGGTTTTATGATCAAAAGGAAAGAAAGCACTTATCAGGTTGGCCGTAAAAAAGGCGATTGGTGGAAATGGAAAATCGATCCGTTAAGTGTGGACGCCGTGCTTATTTATGCCCAGAAAGGCTCCGGCAGACGCGCTGAATTATTCACTGACTATACATTTGCCGTCTGGGGCGAAGACGGGAAGCTGGTCCCATTCGCAAAAGCCTACTCTGGACTAACAGACGTAGAAATCGGCCAGGTCGATTATTTCATCAAACGAAACGTCCTGGAAAAATTTGGTCCGGTAAGGACCGTAAAGCCCGAATTAGTTTTCGAAATAGGCTTCGAAGGCATCAACGAATCATCCAGGCATAAATCCGGAATTGCAGTAAGGTTCCCAAGAATCCTCCGCTGGCGAAAGGACAAAAAAGCAGAGGAAGCCGACACGCTGGAAGCGTTGAAGGGGATTTTGGAGATGTATAAGTGA
- a CDS encoding ligase-associated DNA damage response DEXH box helicase, with translation MTKSPGHTIVEHWFKAKKWKWAAFQKEAAEAYLDGKSGLVNAPTGSGKTYSLWLPILIRHINEKANKELKPKRGLQVLWITPLRALSKDLFRNMESAALEMNLTWRVGIRTGDTNAKEKSDQKKQMPDALIITPESLHILFAQKNSTEIFKNLHTIVVDEWHELMGSKRGTQTELALARLRSIRPDLQTWGISATIGNLDEAKHVLVGMKFPVAKSTVIKANTDKKILVESIIPERVQTLPWSGYMGTSLVDQVVKIVNESNTTLLFTNTRSGTEIWYRTIIDKYPEFAGIMALHHASLDREIRDWVEEALHDERLKLVICTASLDLGVDFRPVDTVIQVGSPKSIARFIQRAGRSGHRPGVDSKIYFCPTNALELIEAVSLREGVAKNMLEDRPPVAHAFDVLAQWMMTLAVGEGFDEAQLFDEVCDAYGYQYLNRQEWEWLLGYITTGSSSLHVYDEYKKVERVDGLYKVTSRRVALRHRLSMGTIVSETGIKVKLQSGKYLGTVEESFVTWMKPGDVFTFAGMTVEFLRIHEMTVSVKKAEGKKGFLVRWAGGRMPLSSQLSTFIRERLADALENPHKELELAKMQPLLELQASRSMIPKTDELLIEQCETREGHHIFIFPFEGRLVHEGMSIILAYRLSQLKPITFSVAMNDYGFELLSDQYVDFEQVMKEVDLFSTKHLVDDIYQSVNATEMAKRKFREIAAISGLMFQGYPGKNVKTRQLQASSSLLFTVMTKYEDNNLLIKQAYQEVLTYQLEEVRMREALDRIATQKIIVKQTRKPTPFSFPIMVDRLREQLTSEKLDDRIQKMIKQYSNAD, from the coding sequence TTGACCAAATCCCCCGGACATACAATCGTTGAACATTGGTTTAAGGCCAAGAAGTGGAAGTGGGCGGCGTTTCAGAAGGAGGCGGCAGAGGCTTATCTGGATGGGAAAAGCGGCCTGGTGAATGCGCCGACGGGGAGTGGAAAGACTTATTCGCTCTGGCTTCCGATATTAATCCGGCATATTAATGAAAAGGCGAATAAGGAACTCAAACCAAAACGAGGTTTGCAAGTTCTGTGGATCACGCCTTTGCGTGCATTGTCCAAGGACTTATTCCGGAATATGGAAAGTGCTGCGCTGGAAATGAACCTGACCTGGCGCGTAGGCATTCGCACCGGCGATACCAATGCCAAAGAAAAAAGCGATCAGAAAAAGCAAATGCCAGATGCACTGATCATTACGCCGGAAAGCCTGCACATTCTTTTTGCACAAAAAAACAGCACAGAAATATTTAAAAACCTGCACACCATCGTCGTCGATGAATGGCACGAGCTTATGGGCAGCAAGCGCGGAACACAAACGGAACTGGCGTTGGCAAGGCTCAGAAGCATCAGGCCGGATCTCCAAACCTGGGGCATTTCGGCAACCATCGGCAACCTCGACGAGGCGAAACATGTGCTGGTCGGCATGAAGTTCCCGGTTGCCAAGTCCACGGTGATCAAGGCAAATACAGATAAAAAGATCCTGGTCGAAAGCATTATCCCTGAACGCGTGCAGACGTTGCCTTGGTCGGGATATATGGGGACGAGCCTGGTTGACCAGGTGGTAAAAATCGTCAATGAGAGTAATACGACGCTGCTTTTTACCAACACGCGTTCCGGAACCGAAATCTGGTATCGCACCATTATTGATAAATATCCTGAATTTGCGGGCATCATGGCGTTACACCATGCATCGCTGGACCGGGAAATAAGGGATTGGGTGGAGGAAGCACTGCACGACGAGCGGCTCAAACTGGTGATATGCACGGCCAGCCTCGATCTAGGGGTCGATTTTCGGCCCGTTGATACGGTCATTCAGGTTGGCAGTCCCAAGAGCATTGCCCGGTTTATTCAACGTGCGGGCAGGAGTGGTCACAGGCCAGGCGTGGATAGCAAAATTTATTTCTGTCCTACCAATGCTTTGGAGCTCATTGAGGCTGTTTCGCTTCGGGAAGGCGTCGCCAAAAATATGCTGGAAGACCGTCCGCCCGTGGCTCATGCATTCGATGTGTTGGCGCAGTGGATGATGACTTTGGCAGTGGGCGAAGGTTTTGATGAGGCTCAATTATTTGATGAAGTTTGTGACGCTTATGGTTATCAATATCTGAACCGGCAGGAGTGGGAGTGGCTTTTGGGATACATTACCACCGGAAGCTCTTCGCTTCATGTATATGATGAGTACAAAAAAGTAGAGCGCGTCGATGGCCTGTATAAGGTGACGAGCCGACGCGTTGCATTGCGTCACAGACTGAGTATGGGAACGATTGTCTCAGAAACAGGCATTAAGGTGAAGCTGCAAAGCGGGAAATATCTGGGAACGGTTGAGGAATCGTTCGTTACCTGGATGAAACCCGGGGACGTTTTTACTTTCGCCGGCATGACCGTTGAGTTCTTGCGGATCCATGAAATGACGGTTAGTGTCAAAAAAGCAGAGGGTAAAAAAGGCTTTCTGGTGCGCTGGGCTGGCGGAAGAATGCCGCTGTCGTCGCAGTTGTCCACATTCATCCGCGAGCGATTGGCCGATGCCCTCGAAAATCCGCATAAAGAGCTCGAACTAGCCAAAATGCAGCCGTTATTGGAATTGCAGGCAAGCCGGTCTATGATTCCAAAGACCGACGAATTGCTTATAGAGCAATGTGAAACCCGGGAAGGGCACCATATTTTCATATTTCCATTTGAAGGCCGTTTGGTGCATGAAGGGATGTCCATTATACTGGCCTATCGCCTGAGTCAACTTAAACCCATTACATTCTCAGTGGCTATGAATGATTATGGTTTTGAATTATTGAGCGATCAATATGTTGATTTTGAGCAGGTAATGAAGGAAGTTGATCTTTTTTCTACGAAGCATTTGGTCGATGACATTTATCAAAGTGTGAATGCAACCGAAATGGCCAAACGGAAATTCAGGGAAATTGCCGCAATTTCGGGATTAATGTTTCAGGGTTATCCGGGCAAAAATGTCAAAACACGGCAGTTACAGGCTTCCAGCTCGCTGCTGTTTACGGTAATGACCAAATATGAAGACAACAATTTGCTGATCAAGCAGGCTTACCAGGAAGTTTTGACTTACCAGTTGGAGGAAGTGCGGATGCGGGAGGCGCTTGACCGGATCGCAACTCAGAAAATAATTGTAAAACAAACCCGCAAACCAACGCCTTTTTCGTTCCCTATAATGGTAGATCGGCTACGCGAGCAACTTACATCAGAAAAGCTGGATGACCGGATCCAGAAAATGATCAAACAGTATAGTAATGCAGATTGA
- a CDS encoding ABC transporter substrate-binding protein → MIKNLCLSCFLYLIILSCNPENSSKREENITSKSVNYKDQTKINHAQGFTITYHNNYKIVSILSPFETATDTSKYILLEKGTPRPKGFENAQVINIPVTSIVATSSMHAALLEFLDSENIITGLSNPQYIYSPKIQSRIEAGKVANIGRDQGLNNEKLVEMHPDVLMAMGGPGAKVDQYSILTQAGIPILINSEWIEKTPLARAEWVKLIAALLNKEELVNEKFGKIENEYLRLAQLAKEVKIKPSVISGLNTKDAWFLPNGDSYMSQFFRDAGGDYHWSNMKATGSLPLNFESVYPIALQADAWLNVGFDKSDTKANILAQDSRYSDFKAYKSGQMFSYNGRVNEQGANDFFESGTVNPHIVLSDLIKILHPELLTNHNLVYYKQLE, encoded by the coding sequence ATGATCAAAAACCTCTGCCTTTCGTGTTTTCTTTATTTAATAATCCTTAGCTGTAATCCCGAAAATTCATCGAAAAGGGAGGAGAACATAACTTCGAAATCGGTTAACTATAAGGACCAAACCAAAATCAATCACGCACAAGGATTTACGATAACCTATCACAACAATTACAAAATCGTAAGCATCCTGAGCCCTTTTGAAACAGCAACGGATACTTCAAAATACATTTTACTGGAAAAAGGAACACCACGACCGAAAGGTTTCGAGAATGCGCAGGTAATTAACATTCCGGTTACAAGCATTGTGGCTACTTCCTCCATGCATGCTGCATTACTGGAATTTCTGGATTCGGAGAACATTATCACTGGCCTTAGCAACCCGCAATACATTTATTCGCCTAAAATTCAATCGCGCATTGAAGCTGGCAAAGTGGCTAACATTGGACGGGATCAGGGATTGAATAATGAAAAACTCGTGGAAATGCACCCGGATGTGCTCATGGCCATGGGCGGGCCCGGCGCGAAAGTGGACCAATACAGCATTTTAACGCAGGCAGGAATTCCCATTTTGATTAATTCGGAATGGATCGAAAAAACGCCGCTGGCCCGTGCCGAGTGGGTTAAGCTTATTGCCGCATTATTAAATAAGGAAGAGCTGGTCAATGAAAAGTTTGGCAAGATCGAAAATGAATATCTTCGGTTGGCTCAGCTTGCTAAGGAGGTGAAAATCAAGCCATCCGTTATTTCGGGCTTGAATACCAAAGATGCGTGGTTCTTACCGAATGGGGACAGCTATATGTCGCAGTTTTTCAGGGATGCGGGAGGGGATTATCATTGGAGTAATATGAAGGCGACGGGCAGTCTGCCTTTGAACTTCGAATCTGTATATCCAATTGCTCTACAAGCCGATGCCTGGCTGAATGTTGGGTTTGATAAAAGTGATACGAAAGCCAACATTCTGGCGCAGGATTCACGTTACAGCGATTTTAAGGCTTATAAATCGGGGCAAATGTTCAGTTACAATGGACGTGTTAATGAGCAGGGCGCGAATGATTTTTTTGAATCCGGAACTGTAAACCCACACATTGTCCTTTCTGATCTGATCAAAATATTGCATCCCGAACTCCTGACGAATCATAATTTGGTCTACTATAAGCAACTCGAATAA
- a CDS encoding ligase-associated DNA damage response exonuclease: MPAQSLLQFTGKSIYCAVADAHIDPWIPVDRAIITHAHSDHARWGSKHYLAHKDSEPILRLRLGQDISLQTVEYYEKFVINGVTFSLHPAGHIIGSAQVRVEYKGEVWVASGDYKLENDNFATPYEPVKCNVFITESTFGLPIYKWQPQHEVMSEIDNWWRQNKSEDKASVLMGYSLGKMQRILKNIELQDKIIYAHGAIYTLNERLRQAGFHLPELTLVTKETDRKLFRASLVLAPPSVDSSTWIKKFAPYSLGYCSGWMALRGAKNRRAVDQGFVLSDHVDWPDLNTAVKESGAEKVYVTHGYTSIYARYLNENGIEAGEVHTMYGNEDENEEEEVVQDISAGTDAYEKHKELLDGEFITDTKASTKKSPLGDLAEGEGGITL; encoded by the coding sequence ATGCCAGCACAATCTCTTTTACAGTTTACAGGGAAAAGTATATACTGCGCCGTTGCAGATGCGCACATTGATCCATGGATCCCCGTAGACCGGGCGATCATCACGCATGCGCACAGCGATCACGCGCGCTGGGGGAGCAAACATTATCTGGCCCACAAGGATAGCGAACCCATTTTACGGCTGCGATTAGGGCAGGATATTTCCTTACAAACCGTTGAGTACTACGAGAAATTTGTGATCAATGGTGTCACATTTTCATTGCATCCTGCGGGACATATTATTGGTTCTGCACAGGTTCGCGTGGAGTATAAGGGGGAAGTCTGGGTTGCGAGCGGAGACTACAAGCTTGAAAATGACAACTTTGCAACGCCTTATGAGCCAGTCAAGTGCAATGTTTTTATTACTGAATCAACCTTCGGTTTGCCTATTTACAAATGGCAGCCTCAGCATGAGGTGATGAGCGAAATCGACAACTGGTGGCGACAGAATAAAAGTGAAGACAAAGCCAGTGTGCTGATGGGCTATTCATTGGGAAAAATGCAGCGGATATTGAAAAATATTGAATTACAGGACAAAATAATCTACGCACACGGCGCTATTTATACATTAAACGAGAGGTTAAGGCAGGCCGGTTTTCATTTGCCTGAATTAACATTGGTCACCAAAGAAACCGACCGGAAGCTATTCCGGGCATCATTGGTGTTAGCCCCGCCCTCGGTCGACAGCAGCACGTGGATCAAAAAGTTCGCCCCCTATTCCCTCGGTTATTGCTCAGGATGGATGGCCCTTCGGGGCGCCAAAAACCGCCGCGCCGTGGACCAGGGTTTCGTATTGAGCGATCACGTGGACTGGCCGGATCTGAACACTGCTGTAAAAGAATCGGGAGCCGAAAAAGTATATGTAACACACGGATATACAAGCATTTACGCGAGATATCTGAACGAAAATGGCATTGAAGCAGGTGAGGTCCACACCATGTACGGTAACGAAGATGAAAACGAGGAAGAAGAAGTTGTACAAGACATCAGCGCCGGAACCGACGCCTATGAAAAGCACAAAGAATTACTAGATGGCGAATTCATCACTGATACAAAGGCATCAACAAAAAAGTCCCCTTTAGGGGATTTAGCGGAAGGGGAAGGAGGCATCACACTATGA